In the Podospora pseudocomata strain CBS 415.72m chromosome 5, whole genome shotgun sequence genome, one interval contains:
- the LCB1 gene encoding serine palmitoyltransferase component (EggNog:ENOG503NWAB; COG:E), producing the protein MDLQDLQTRLNLFLDHAATTFQKVPGSAVLIRYVRSSYQNDPVRSAIELVLVIFFIRYLLSPSYSTSKVNYVKLTEDEIDELVEEWTPEPLVAPLTPLEDTSLEKLPILVGPSGPKSKLSTGKTVTNLASYNFYNLNANEQIKEKAIATLRTYGVGPCGPPQFYGTQDVHMKAEADIASYLGTEKCIVYAQAFSAISSVIPAFCKRGDVIVADRAVNYSIRRGLEISRSNIRWYNHNDFEDLEQVMRGVVAEQKKKGKLTRRFIVTEGLFETCGDMNNLPKLVELKEKYKFRIILDETWSFGVLGRTGRGLTEHQNVDPTQIDMIVGSLAGPLCAGGGFCAGDGDVVEHQRIAAAAYTFSAALPAMLAMTASESLNVLQSNPEILAGCRENVRLLRGQLAEGRSEWVVCTSAAENPVQLLVLREEVVRARRLGLEDQERLLQECVDEALANGVLITRLKGMSISTHNSLKDGSWIVQPALKVCVTSGLSKKDMEKAGQTIRHAITKVMTKKGNNKLNLPAA; encoded by the exons ATGGATCTCCAAGACCTCCAAACCcgcctcaacctcttcctcgaccaCGCGGCGACCACCTTCCAAAAGGTCCCCGGCAGCGCAGTCCTCATCCGCTATGTCAGGTCCAGCTACCAAAACGACCCCGTCAGATCCGCCAtcgagctggtgctggtcaTCTTCTTTATCCGCTATCTCCTCAGCCCAAGTTACTCGACCAGCAAGGTCAACTACGTCAAGCTCACCGAAGAC GAAATCGACGAACTAGTCGAAGAATGGACACCCGAACCCCTCGTCGCCCCTCTCACCCCCCTAGAAGACACCTCGCTCGAGAAACTCCCCATTCTCGTCGGCCCCTCGGGCCCCAAATCCAAACTCTCCACCGGCAAAaccgtcaccaacctcgcctcgTACAACTTTTACAACCTCAACGCCAACGAGCAAATCAAGGAGAAAGCCATCGCCACTCTTCGGACCTATGGCGTTGGGCCCTGCGGTCCTCCCCAGTTCTACGGAACGCAGGACGTGCACAtgaaggccgaggccgatATCGCGAGCTACCTAGGCACAGAGAAGTGCATCGTCTACGCCCAGGCCTTTTCGGCGATTTCGTCCGTGATTCCCGCGTTTTGCAAACGCGGGGATGTTATCGTGGCTGACAGGGCGGTCAATTACTCTATTCGGAGAGGGTTGGAGATCAGCAGGAGCAACATCAGGTGGTACAACCACAACGACTTTGAGGACCTGGAGCAAGTCATGAGGGGCGTTGTGgcggagcagaagaagaagggcaagctGACCAGACGGTTTATTGTCACCGAGGGACTGTTTGAGACGTGCGGGGATATGAATAATCTGCCTAAGCTGGTggagctgaaggagaagTACAAGTTTAGGATTATTCTGGACGAGACTTGGTCGTTTGGCGTGCTGGGgcggacggggagggggttgacggaGCATCAGAATGTTGATCCGACGCAGATTGACATGATCGTGGGGAGCTTGGCTGGGCCGCTGTGCgcggggggtgggttttgcgcgggggatggggatgtggttgagCACCAGAGgatcgcggcggcggcgtacACCTTTTCTGCGGCGCTGCCGGCCATGCTGGCCATGACGGCGAGCGAGAGCTTGAATGTGTTGCAGAGCAACCCCGAGATTTTGGCGGGGTGCAGGGAGAATGtcaggttgttgagggggcaGCTGGCCGAGGGGAGGAGCGAGTGGGTTGTCTGCACGAGCGCGGCGGAGAACCCGGTGCAGcttttggtgttgagggaggaggtggtgagggcgaggaggttggggttggaggaccAGGAGAGGTTGCTGCAAGAGTGTGTGGATGAG GCTCTTGCGAACGGGGTTTTGATCACCAGGCTCAAGGGGATGAGCATTTCTACTCATAACAGCCTGAAGGATGGGAGCTGGATTGTCCAGCCTGCGCTCAAGGTGTGTGTCACTTCGGGCTTGAGCAAGAAGGACATGGAGAAGGCGGGGCAGACGATCAGGCATGCTATTACCAAGGTTATGACCAAGAAGGGGAATAACAAGCTTAACTTGCCTGCTGcgtga
- the FKS1 gene encoding 1,3-beta-D-glucan synthase (CAZy:GT48; EggNog:ENOG503NUI9; COG:M) codes for MSGYPQGQGGQGQGQGGYNGRDEYDDGYGQGGHGGQHGNDAYYQDDQQYYDNQPNSGHAQGRGNQQGDGYYDESGYYNADPNNPYQQDGGYYDNNDQYQDDYYNNGQRGNNGYYDQGYGQGGYGGNGQGPRQGSEDDSETFSDFTMRSDMARAADMDYYGRGDEQYNNGYNDEGGNRGYRPPSSQISYGGNRSSGASTPNYGMDYSNVLPAGQRSREPYPAWTSDAQIPLSKEEVEDIFLDLTAKFGFQRDSMRNMYDHLMTLLDSRASRMTPNQALLSLHADYIGGDNANYRKWYFAAHLDLDDAVGFANMKGKKAKKKAKKGKGPGPENEAEALEDLEGDDSLEAAEYRWKTRMNRMSQHDRVRQLALFLLCWGEANQVRFMAECLCFIFKCADDYLNSPACQNLVEPVEEFTFLNNVITPLYQYCRDQGYEISNGVYVRRERDHEQIIGYDDCNQLFWYPEGIERIVLEDKTKLVDVPPAERYLKLKDVNWKKCFFKTYKETRSWFHLLVNFNRIWIIHLTMFWFYTAYNSPTLITVNYEQEVNQWPEKAAHWSIVGFGGAIASGIQVAATITEWAYVPRKWAGAQHLTKKLMFLILVFILNVAPGVYVFMPEKDDKAYIDKQRTTLALALGIAHFFIALITFIFFSIMPLGGLFGSYLTKNSRRYVASQTFTASWPRLKGKAIAMSYGLWLIVFGAKFGESYAYLTLSIKDPIRYLHIMDTSSCMGDFFLNNMICQHQPKITLGLLLITDLIFFFLDTYLWYVLLNTVFSIARSFYLGSSIWTPWRNIFSRLPKRIYSKVLATTDMEIKYKPKVLISQIWNAIIISMYREHLLAIDHVQKLLYHQVPSEQEGKRTLRAPTFFVSQEDHSFKTEFFPAYSEAERRISFFAQSLSTPIPEPLPVDNMPTFTVMIPHYSEKILLSLREIIREDEPYSRVTLLEYLKQLHPHEWDCFVKDTKILADETSQFNGEDEKTEGKDTAKSKIDDLPFYCIGFKSSAPEYTLRTRIWASLRFQTLYRTVSGFMNYARAIKLLYRVENPEVVQMFGGNSDKLERELERMARRKFKLCISMQRFAKFKKEEMENAEFLLRAYPDLQIAYLDEEPPLNEGEEPRLYSALIDGHSEIMENGQRRPKFRIQLSGNPILGDGKSDNQNHAIIFYRGEYIQLIDANQDNYLEECLKIRSVLAEFEEMKTDNVSPYTPGVKNAVHTPVAILGAREYIFSENIGILGDVAAGKEQTFGTLFARTLAEIGGKLHYGHPDFLNGIFMTTRGGVSKAQKGLHLNEDIYAGMNALLRGGRIKHCEYYQCGKGRDLGFGSILNFTTKIGTGMGEQFLSREYYYLGTQLPLDRFLSFYYAHPGFHVNNMFIMLSVQLFMICLLQIGALRKETVRCDYNRDVPITDPLLPTGCANTDALVDWVYRSILSIFFVFFLSFVPLFVQEMMERGVLRAATRFAKHIGSLSPFFEVFVCQIYANSVQMDVTFGGARYIGTGRGFATARIPFGVLYSRFAGPSIYFGARLLMMLLFATITVWTPAIIYFWISLLALVISPFLYNPHQFAWTDFFIDYRDYLRWLSRGNSRSHASSWISFCRLSRTRTTGYKRKVIGDPSAKMSGDVPRAAFTNMMWAEIFTPFCLVLVTLIPYLYINSLTGVGGEFGTKEVDNPAAVVMRVAIVAFAPIGLNLAVLAAMFGMACCMGPVLSMCCKKFGSVLAAIAHAVAVIGLLVFFEVMFFLQRADFTRTLLGMIAVLALQRFILKVIVTLCLTREMKTDAANIAFWTGKWYSLGWHTVSQPAREFLCKITELSMFAADFVLGHVILFLMLPVILIPQVDKLHSMMLFWLRPSRQIRPPIYSMKQTKLRRRRVLRYSILYFTMFILFAALIAGPLVAGKFIMPTLETTLTFGDMVLVQPDVNQDNTRNSTMTGTGRPSYSGAYTPTTVAAKRPAETAGTNDRLF; via the exons ATGTCGGGATATCCCCAAGGCCAGGGAGGCCAGGGCCAGGGCCAAGGCGGCTACAACGGCCGCGATGAGTACGATGACGGCTACGGTCAAGGCGGTCACGGAGGCCAGCACGGCAATGACGCCTACTACCAAGATGACCAACAGTACTATGACAACCAGCCAAATAGCGGTCACGCCCAGGGCCGCGGCAATCAGCAAGGCGATGGCTACTATGACGAATC TGGTTACTACAACGCCGACCCCAATAACCCGTACCAGCAAGATGGCGGCTACtacgacaacaacgaccaGTACCAGGACGATTACTACAACAACGGCCAGAGAGGCAACAATGGCTACTACGATCAAGGGTACGGTCAAGGTGGCTACGGTGGCAATGGTCAGGGTCCAAGGCAGGGCTCCGAAGACGATTCGGAGACCTTCAGCGACTTCACGATGAGGTCCGACATGGCCAGAGCAGCCGACATGGACTACTATGGACGCGGTGATGAGCAGTACAACAACGGCTACAACGATGAGGGAGGCAACCGCGGATACCGCCCACCATCGTCGCAGATCTCCTATGGTGGAAACCGCTCCTCCGGCGCCTCTACGCCCAACTACGGAATGGACTACAGCAATGTCCTGCCCGCCGGTCAGCGCTCCAGGGAACCCTATCCCGCCTGGACATCGGATGCCCAGATTCCCCTctccaaggaggaggtggaggacatCTTTTTGGACTTGACGGCGAAATTCGGTTTCCAGCGCGACAGCATGCGCAACATGTACGACCACTTGATGACACTTCTGGATTCGCGTGCGTCCCGCATGACGCCCAACCAGGCCTTGCTGTCTCTCCATGCCGATTATATTGGTGGCGACAACGCCAACTACCGCAAGTGGTACTTTGCTGCCCATCTTGACCTGGACGACGCCGTCGGTTTCGCCAACatgaagggcaagaaggccaagaagaaggcgaagaagggcaagggccCGGGTCCCGAAAACGAGGCCGAGGCTTTGGAAGATCTCGAGGGCGATGACTCGTTGGAGGCGGCCGAGTACCGCTGGAAGACGAGAATGAACCGCATGTCGCAGCACGATCGGGTGAGGCAGCTCGCTCTGTTCTTGCTCTGCTGGGGCGAGGCCAACCAGGTCCGCTTCATGGCGGAATGTCTCTGCTTCATCTTCAAGTGCGCCGACGATTATCTCAACTCGCCCGCCTGCCAAAACCTTGTTGagccggtggaggagttcACCTTCCTGAACAACGTGATCACGCCTCTGTATCAGTACTGCAGAGACCAGGGCTACGAAATTTCCAACGGTGTCTATGTCCGTCGCGAACGCGACCATGAGCAGATCATCGGCTACGATGATTGCAACCAGCTCTTCTGGTACCCCGAGGGCATTGAGCGCATCGTGCTCGAGGACAAGACCAAGCTCGTCGACGTTCCTCCCGCGGAACGTtacctcaagctcaaggatgtCAACTGGAAGAAGTGCTTCTTCAAGACCTACAAGGAAACGCGTTCCTGGttccatctcctcgtcaactTCAACCGCATCTGGATTATTCACCTGACCATGTTCTGGTTCTACACGGCCTACAACTCCCCCACGCTCATCACCGTCAACTACGAACAAGAAGTCAACCAGTGGCCCGAGAAGGCTGCCCATTGGTCCATCGTCGGGTTCGGTGGTGCCATCGCTTCCGGTATCCAAGtggccgccaccatcacggAATGGGCCTACGTTCCAAGGAAGTGGGCGGGCGCGCAGCACTTGACCAAAAAGTTGATGTTCCTCATTCTGGTCTTCATCCTCAACGTCGCTCCCGGCGTTTACGTCTTCATGCCCGAGAAGGACGACAAGGCCTATATCGACAAGCAGCGCACTACTCTCGCGCTGGCCCTCGGTATCGCCCACTTCTTCATTGCTCTCATCAcgttcatcttcttctccatcatgCCGCTAGGTGGTCTGTTTGGAAGCTACTTGACCAAGAACTCGAGGCGGTACGTGGCCAGTCAGACCTTTACTGCCAGCTGGCCCCGTCTCAAGGGCAAGGCCATCGCCATGTCTTACGGCCTCTGGCTTATCGTGTTTGGCGCCAAGTTTGGAGAGTCTTATGCctacctcaccctctccatcaaGGACCCTATTCGGTATCTGCACATCATGGACACGTCGTCCTGCATGGGTGACTTTTTCCTGAACAACATGATCTGCCAACATCAGCCCAAGATCACGCTCGGACTTTTGCTCATCACGGAtttgatcttcttcttcctcgacaCGTACCTGTGGTATGTGCTCTTGAACACGGTGTTCTCGATCGCCCGGTCCTTCTACCTCGGTTCTTCCATCTGGACTCCCTGGAGAAACATCTTCTCTCGTCTCCCGAAGCGTATCTACTCCAAGGTCCTGGCAACCACCGACATGGAGATCAAGTACAAGCCCAAGGTCCTGATTTCTCAGATTTGGAATGCCATCATCATTTCCATGTATCGCGAGCACCTCCTGGCCATTGACCATGTCCAGAAGCTCCTCTACCACCAGGTTCCTTCGGAGCAGGAGGGCAAGAGGACGCTGCGTGCTCCCACCTTCTTCGTCTCGCAGGAAGATCACTCTTTCAAGACCGAGTTCTTCCCCGCCTACAGCGAGGCCGAGCGCAgaatctccttcttcgcccaGTCGCTCTCGACGCCCATCCCTGAGCCCTTGCCCGTTGACAACATGCCCACCTTCACCGTCATGATTCCTCACTACAGCGAAAAGATTCTCCTCTCCCTGAGAGAAATCATTCGTGAAGACGAGCCTTACTCTCGTGTCACCCTTCTCGAGTACCTCAAGCAGCTTCACCCTCACGAGTGGGACTGCTTCGTCAAGGACACCAAGATTCTGGCCGATGAGACCTCGCAGTTCaacggcgaggatgagaagacGGAAGGCAAGGACACGGCCAAGAGCAAGATTGATGATCTTCCCTTCTACTGCATTGGTTTCAAGTCGTCGGCCCCCGAATACACGCTCCGCACACGTATTTGGGCCTCGCTTCGTTTCCAGACCCTGTACCGTACTGTTTCCGGCTTCATGAACTACGCCCGCGCCATCAAGCTGCTCTATCGTGTCGAGAACCCCGAGGTTGTCCAGATGTTTGGCGGCAACTCGGACAAGCTGGAGCGTGAGCTTGAACGCATGGCCCGTCGCAAGTTCAAGCTCTGCATCTCCATGCAGCGATTCgccaagttcaagaaggaagagatggaaaaTGCCGAGTTCTTGCTCCGTGCCTACCCCGACCTCCAGATTGCCTACCTCGACGAGGAGCCTCCCCTTaacgagggcgaggagccCCGCCTCTACTCTGCCCTGATCGATGGCCACTCTGAGATCATGGAGAACGGTCAGCGTCGCCCCAAGTTCCGCATTCAGCTCTCTGGCAACCCCATTCTCGGTGACGGCAAATCCGACAACCAGAACCACGCCATCATCTTCTACCGCGGCGAGTACATCCAGCTCATCGATGCCAACCAGGACAACTACCTCGAGGAGTGCCTCAAGATCCGTAGCGTTCTTGCCGAGTtcgaggagatgaagacggACAACGTTTCCCCCTACACTCCCGGTGTCAAGAACGCGGTCCACACTCCTGTTGCCATCTTGGGTGCTCGTGAATACATTTTCTCGGAGAACATTGGGATCCTTGGTGACGTTGCTGCCGGAAAGGAGCAGACGTTCGGCACCCTCTTTGCCAGGACGCTGGCCGAGATTGGTGGCAAGCTTCATTACGGTCATCCCGATTTCCTCAACGGCATCTTCATGACGACTCGCGGCGGCGTGTCCAAGGCTCAAAAGGGCCTGCACTTGAACGAAGATATTTACGCCGGCATGAACGCCCTGTTGCGTGGTGGCCGCATCAAGCACTGCGAGTACTACCAGTGCGGCAAGGGTCGTGATTTGGGTTTCGGCTCTATTCTCAACTTCACGACCAAGATCGGAACGGGCATGGGTGAGCAGTTTTTGTCTCGCGAGTACTACTACCTCGGAACCCAGCTGCCGTTGGATcgcttcttgtccttctaCTACGCCCATCCTGGTTTCCACGTCAACAACATGTTCATCATGCTTTCGGTCCAGCTTTTCATGATCTGCCTCCTGCAGATCGGTGCCCTTCGAAAGGAGACTGTCCGCTGCGACTACAACCGCGACGTTCCCATCACGGATCCTCTGTTGCCCACGGGCTGTGCCAACACGGACGCGCTGGTCGACTGGGTCTACCGCAGTATTCTGTCGattttcttcgtcttcttcctctcgtTCGTGCCCCTGTTTGTtcaggagatgatggaacGCGGTGTGCTGCGCGCCGCCACGCGCTTCGCCAAGCACATCGGCTCCCTCTCGCCCTTCTTTGAAGTGTTTGTCTGCCAGATCTACGCCAACTCTGTGCAGATGGATGTCACTTTCGGAGGTGCTCGCTACATCGGTACTGGTCGTGGTTTCGCAACGGCTCGCATCCCCTTCGGTGTGCTCTACTCGCGCTTCGCCGGTCCTTCGATCTATTTCGGAGCCCGTctgctgatgatgttgttgttcgccaccatcaccgtctgGACCCCCGCCATCATTTACTTCTGGATTTCGCTGCTGGCCTTggtcatctcccccttcctgtACAACCCCCACCAGTTCGCCTGGACCGATTTCTTCATCGATTACCGCGACTACCTCCGCTGGCTGTCTCGTGGCAACTCGCGCTCGCACGCCTCATCTTGGATTTCGTTCTGCCGCCTGTCCAGAACAAGAACCACGGGctacaagcgcaaggttaTCGGTGACCCGTCTGCCAAGATGTCGGGAGATGTCCCTCGTGCTGCCTTCACCAACATGATGTGGGCTGAGATCTTCACACCTTTCTGCCTGGTTCTTGTTACCCTCATCCCCTATCTCTACATCAACTCCCTGaccggtgttggtggtgagtttGGCACCAAGGAGGTGGACAATCCCGCGGCCGTTGTCATGCGTGTCGCCATTGTCGCCTTTGCCCCCATCGGTCTCAACCTTGCCGTCCTGGCCGCCATGTTCGGCATGGCGTGCTGCATGGGTCCGGTTCTGAGCATGTGCTGCAAGAAGTTTGGCTCGgtcctcgccgccatcgcccaCGCCGTCGCTGTTATTGGCCTTCTTGTGTTTTTCGAGGTCATGTTCTTCCTGCAGCGTGCCGACTTTACCAGGACGCTCCTGGGCATGATTGCTGTCCTCGCTCTCCAGCGCTTCATCCTGAAGGTCATCGTCACTCTGTGCTTGACCAGAGAAATGAAGACGGATGCCGCCAACATCGCTTTCTGGACCGGCAAGTGGTACTCTCTCGGCTGGCACACCGTTTCTCAGCCCGCCCGTGAATTCCTCTGCAAGATCACCGAGCTCAGCATGTTCGCGGCCGACTTTGTCCTCGGTCatgtcatcctcttcctcatgcTCCCTGTCATTCTCATTCCTCAGGTTGACAAGCTGCACTCCATGATGCTCTTCTGGCTCCGCCCAAG TCGTCAAATCCGGCCTCCGATTTACTCGATGAAGCAGAccaagttgaggaggagacgcGTCCTGCGTTACTCGATCCTCTACTTCACCATGTTCATCTTGTTTGCCGCCTTGATCGCCGGCCCGCTCGTTGCCGGCAAGTTCATCATGCCGACTCTGGAAACGACGTTGACGTTTGGCGACATGGTGTTGGTGCAGCCTGATGTGAATCAGGACAACACCCGCAACAGCACCATGACCGGTACCGGTCGCCCGAGCTACAGTGGTGCCTATACCCCTACGACAGTTGCGGCGAAAAGACCGGCCGAGACTGCGGGCACCAACGACAGACTCTTTTAA
- a CDS encoding hypothetical protein (EggNog:ENOG503NWHU; COG:S): MKAVVNGDEVQPRKGVEGRNGKTKAARVKESFEDEQEEEEEPRRTRVELRTRKTKGSSLKESLESKPEEEQEYVSAREEVSILEDVSMFDDTFHSCESEDDPQDDSDSDNDDEGGSYTEQGSDDDSEFDLGPPPRKAPAAESQGRAKPARNSNSSVNSSQSKKAKAKNLEDRFLRLRLDNVPLPPPQSMPLTISTPTEEPGSSPPSTPPRPAPAPRPKGLVSPTKLPRIPNTPHRPSTDMFWSQEFVEDWNDQHSPAKQLFPSKPPPPHPPPPPPPLPTTTSKPPSPAKKTASERQSLKEFETNRLSLAETFLSLLDTRITSSQLSTLSASTGGIKIIWSRTLATTAGRANWKRETFRPPNSPPVFRHHCSIELSTKVITTPHRLYNVLAHEFCHLCNFMISGITTNPHGKEFKAWGEKVTGVFGKEYGIEVTTKHTYEIDFRYVWECGGCGMGYKRHSKSIDVGRHRCGVCKGVLVQVKPTPRGGGGKAGDSGGGGGQEKKQSAYQIFMKEEMKRVKAEQPGMQQKDVMKVVAERWKAEKERNGGVVVMVAGSKEGTPEVKLPVRGGKKEIEVVDLT, translated from the coding sequence atgaaggcggtggtgaatGGGGATGAGGTGcagccgaggaagggggttgagggcaGAAATGGGAAGACTAAGGCGGCAAGGGTGAAGGAGTCGTTTGAGgacgagcaagaagaagaggaggagccgaGACGGACGAGGGTTGAACTCAGGACTAGAAAGACCAAGGGGTCTTCATTGAAAGAGTCGCTGGAGTCAAAAccagaggaggagcaggaatATGTCTCTGCCAGGGAGGAAGTGAGCATTCTTGAGGACGTTTCCATGTTCGACGACACGTTTCATTCATGTGAGTCAGAGGATGACCCGCAAGatgacagcgacagcgacaacgacgacgaggggGGGAGCTACACGGAGCAGGGTTCGGACGACGACAGTGAATTTGACCTTGGTCCCCCGCCGAGGAAAGCTCCAGCTGCGGAGTCGCAAGGAAGAGCAAAGCCAGCACGAAACTCCAACTCATCAGTTAACTCTTCCCAATCAAAAAAAGCCAAGGCAAAAAACCTAGAAGATAGGTTTTTGCGACTTCGCCTGGACAAcgtccccctcccaccaccacaatcaATGCCATTAACAATTTCGACCCCCACTGAGGAACCCGGATCttcaccgccatcaacaccacccagaCCCGCCCCTGCTCCCCGTCCAAAAGGCCTAGTATCACCCACCAAACTCCCTCgcatccccaacaccccccaccgACCATCAACAGACATGTTCTGGTCCCAAGAATTCGTCGAAGACTGGAACGACCAGCACTCCCCAGCAAAACAACTTTTCCcttccaaaccaccaccaccccatcctcctcctcctcctcctcctctcccaaccacaaccagcaaaccaccctcccccgccaaaaAAACCGCCTCAGAACGCCAATCCCTCAAAGAATTCGAAACCAACCGCCTCTCCCTCGCAGagaccttcctctccctcctcgacacccgcatcacctcctcccaactcTCCACCCTGTCCGCCTCGACAGGCGGCATAAAAATCATCTGGTCCCGCACCCTAGCCACCACGGCCGGGCGGGCAAACTGGAAAAGGGAAACCTTCCGCCCGCCGAATTCCCCTCCTGTATTCCGGCACCATTGCTCTATCGAGTTGTCGACCAAGGTCATCACCACGCCTCACAGGTTGTACAATGTGCTCGCGCACGAGTTTTGCCATCTCTGCAATTTCATGATTAgtggcatcaccaccaaccctcacgGGAAGGAGTTCAAGGCttggggggagaaggtgacGGGGGTGTTTGGGAAGGAGTATGGGATCGAGGTTACGACGAAGCATACTTATGAAATTGATTTTAGGTATGTGTGGGAGTGTGGGGGGTGTGGGATGGGGTATAAGAGGCATTCGAAGAGTATCGATGTGGGGAGGCATAGGTGTGGGGTTTGTaagggggtgctggtgcAGGTTAAGCCGACGccaaggggagggggtgggaaggctggtgacagtggtggtggtggtggtcaagagaagaagcagagcgCGTACCAGATTTTtatgaaggaggagatgaagagggtCAAGGCGGAGCAGCCGGGGATGCAGCAGAAGGATGTGATGAAGGTTGTGGCGGAGAGGTggaaggctgagaaggagaggaatgggggggtggtggtgatggtggcgggttCAAAGGAGGGgacgccagaggtgaagttgccggtgagaggggggaagaaggagattgaggtggtggatttgaCGTGA
- a CDS encoding hypothetical protein (EggNog:ENOG503NXUZ; BUSCO:EOG09264IKZ; COG:T): MPRHTFQPTPLFGGALTVDLPTNFADVSKLRQVPDNQEVYIDKDGFTSIIVDITERVSSSSSDDPLERDAKALTTHLEELVGVEDAAETVQVWNTTETQISHLSEDIPAYTLIATQTHRQREGERQGAPDFTALILTLIRLKKEQTDILVTINVPHIKGEYDEEEIDLAMGKQGELIGDAVEYAARIWESFDVKDWGLFNEI; the protein is encoded by the exons ATGCCCCGCCACACcttccaaccaacccccctcttcgGTGGCGCCCTCACAGTcgacctccccaccaacttCGCCGACGTCTCCAAGCTCCGCCAAGTCCCCGACAACCAAGAAGTCTACATCGACAAAGACGGCTTCACCTCCATCATAGTCGACATCACCGAGCGcgtctcctcgtcctcgtccgaCGACCCCCTTGAGCGGGACGCCAAAGCCCTGACCACCCACctcgaggagctcgtcgGCGTCGAGGACGCGGCCGAGACGGTTCAGGTGTGGAATACAACCGAGACTCAGATCAGCCACCTCTC GGAAGATATCCCCGCTTACACCTTGATCGCGACGCAAACACACAGGCAgcgagagggagagagacaGGGCGCTCCCGACTTTACCGCGTTGATCCTGACGCTGATcaggctgaagaaggagcagacGGACATCCTCGTGACGATCAATGTGCCGCACATCAAGGGGGAgtatgacgaggaggagattgaccTGGCGATGGGGAAGCAGGGCGAGCTGATTGGGGATGCGGTCGAGTATGCGGCGAGGATTTGGGAGAGTTTTGATGTGAAGGATTGGGGGTTGTTTAACGAGATTtag
- the HNT1 gene encoding Adenosine 5'-monophosphoramidase (EggNog:ENOG503P2XN; COG:T; BUSCO:EOG092658WY): MSTKMSAACIFCKIIKGEIPCFKLFESDKTLAFLDINPLSKGHALVIPKHHGEKLTDIPDDQLGEILPVVKRLAAATGAKDWNLLQNNGKLAHQEVGHVHFHMIPKPNEKEGLGVGWPMQATDMDKLKALFEDIKGKM; encoded by the exons ATGTCAACCAAAATGTCCGCCGCCTGCATCTTCTGCAAGATCATCAAGG GTGAAATCCCCTGCTTCAAACTCTTCGAATCAGACAAaaccctcgccttcctcgacatcaaccccctATCCAAAGGCCACGCCCTCGTCATCCCCAAGCACCACGGCGAGAAGCTCACCGACATCCCCGACGACCAGCTCGGCGAGATCTTGCCCGTCGTCAAAAGGCTCGCTGCCGCCACCGGCGCCAAGGACTGGAACCTGCTGCAAAACAACGGCAAGCTGGCTCATCAGGAAGTCGGGCATGTGCACTTCCACATGATCCCCAAGCCGaacgagaaggaggggcTGGGTGTTGGGTGGCCAATGCAGGCGACTGATATGGATAAGCTCAAGGCGTTGTTTGAGGATATCAAGGGGAAGATGTAA